caaatccggtcttcgcttaatcttgcgttttgaaccgtatatcttcctttaaaactaaccggtctaagtttagacttatttaagacccgttaggaatctaataggttattaaaaccttccttccagatttaggagcccagtaaaagatatctgcaTTTGCCAattgtatacggctgggataaattgtataatttgctcaggtaaatacttttaacttattttcccttatacgggcttggagtacggtatataaaataccgcttggtcggttattgaatttttaatcgtatgaaggttaaattattgagataacccgtttaatctgttttgtttattctaagcctttggggggttaatgaccatgtcctggatatcctcggctcattcattgaaatggccacgacttaagcacgagtgtaggcatacacctgccggtgcgtatGTAAAAATAATATCCCCGCCTgatcgagaataactcgccgtgggatatattatgtggtgtgtctattaatctttaacccgatattcagcccgggctactgaacgtataataAACATGTAATCCTTTAACAAgtttatatttaaataattatcccaagttataaagattATTTGTGCGTTGTGCATTTAAAttaattttcttaaacattttcaaaatgagtcggttaactgtatttaccagtgtaaactgatgtattttccaaaaagactaagtgcatgTACTAGGCGGAATAGgatggctactcctagcatcaataaagagtcttgcaagcttagatgtttataaatctgttgaacaatgttccttttaactttgatccgcctgtggatcccttacaaccgtttttgtaataattgatattacttccattcggtttgtaatgtttttatctttcgacttccgctgtgtattaaactgtgataaattgtctatgatgatatcaactacgtcacgatactccccaccgggcccaccggtaatatgtggaaatattgggggtgtgacaggttggtatcagagccaacattgagtgaattaaacactagccttttgtgtttaatctcaatgacacagtttaCACATTCCTCGACTTCCAATTCTAGGcaaagaacttaggactaatcctaattcaTTTTATTTTGCCCTTTATTGTTTCGTTTgttgtttcttttgttgttttgacAGGATCAACAAAAATGCCACCAAGGTTCcaaagaggaggaagaggcaaggcACCATTCACCAGCCATGATCATGAAGTCGGACCTTCCCACCGGCGAACTCCGTCTGCAACAATGAGCAGAagccctcaagaggattggaggACATATTTGGAGCCCGCGAGGTGGTCTATCTCGCTAAGCTCATCACCCTCTTACCATCATTCCTTTGGGCCACAATCGAAGAACGAGCCCAATGATTCACACCACTCTTACCTACCACTGCAGCGGTCGGGGTCACACCGCGCGTTTCAAAATCCGACCCCGTATTTCCAGAGCCAGTTTAACCCGGCAAATCAGTTTGAAGAACCAATGGGTCATAACCCATTGGGCCCTGAAGACCATTTTCCTGAAGCTCAGGACATGGATATGGATGATGACCCAGATCCTGCCAAACCACCATCTGGGACACCTACTCACCCCATCGAGATTTCGGATGGGtcatcttttcatggatcaccCTATCGTGGTCCAGACAGCTATGAGGCGAGATTTTCCCAATACGACTGGGTGTTTACTCCCTCTTACAACCCGTCTCAGCAGCATCAACAGCAGGATCCCTCGGAGGATTCATGTTTTGTAGCGGTCactccaccgccaccgccaccgccgccagAGCAGCAGCCGCtcccggagccaccgaggcggagaagatcaaacgcacggatgtccgtgagAGGGGGATTCCGTTTCAGCACCCCTCAACCTTCCAGTGGCAGTCACTACCCGCCACTTTATGAAGACCAGCAGATGGGTGGGCCTTCGAACCCCGTTTCTGAGGTGGACTCTGCGCCAGTCGCACCACCACCAATGGGTTATGATAACCTGATTCCTTCATACGCCGGtacagcggcgtataacccttttgagcaacCAACCCATACCAACTACAACTACGCTGAGGTTGACCCATACCTTGTAGCGGCGAACTACAATGCTCTCcatcctgaagggccctatggaGGTCCCTGGCAGACTGGATACCCGGCCTATGGGTACCAatacccgccacctcctcaacctctgcagCCGCAGCCACCGCAGATTCAACCACCGCAGCAGCAGGAGATTCTTCAAAGGTTGAGCCAGGTGGAACGTGAAGTGCAAGAGGAGCGTAGAAGCCACCGGGGATTCCTTAAGGGTTTGGCAAATTTAATAAAGGGGAAGAACAGAAGGGATCATTGAAATTTCTAAATTGTTTGTTTTATATTCCTTTaattttcaatcaagtccctgtgtggacatttatctATTTTTGTAcctagtccctgcgaggacttgtctTTTCATTttagcccttgcatgggcaagttatttctgttaaaagtcccgtttagggcaa
This is a stretch of genomic DNA from Helianthus annuus cultivar XRQ/B chromosome 16, HanXRQr2.0-SUNRISE, whole genome shotgun sequence. It encodes these proteins:
- the LOC110919622 gene encoding extensin-like, producing MPPRFQRGGRGKAPFTSHDHEVGPSHRRTPSATMSRSPQEDWRTYLEPARWSISLSSSPSYHHSFGPQSKNEPNDSHHSYLPLQRSGSHRAFQNPTPYFQSQFNPANQFEEPMGHNPLGPEDHFPEAQDMDMDDDPDPAKPPSGTPTHPIEISDGSSFHGSPYRGPDSYEARFSQYDWVFTPSYNPSQQHQQQDPSEDSCFVAVTPPPPPPPPEQQPLPEPPRRRRSNARMSVRGGFRFSTPQPSSGSHYPPLYEDQQMGGPSNPVSEVDSAPVAPPPMGYDNLIPSYAGTAAYNPFEQPTHTNYNYAEVDPYLVAANYNALHPEGPYGGPWQTGYPAYGYQYPPPPQPLQPQPPQIQPPQQQEILQRLSQVEREVQEERRSHRGFLKGLANLIKGKNRRDH